In a genomic window of Telopea speciosissima isolate NSW1024214 ecotype Mountain lineage chromosome 5, Tspe_v1, whole genome shotgun sequence:
- the LOC122662879 gene encoding xyloglucan endotransglucosylase/hydrolase protein 22-like, whose amino-acid sequence MAVVNCILHTTFQASLQCLSSLPTTTTTSFTFRSASIMLLAYLFLSYFIASAAANFYQDIDITWGDGRARILNNGDLLTLSLDKASGSGFQSKSQYLFGLFNIQIKLVPNNSAGTVTTYYLSSQGSNHDEIDFEFLGNLSGDPYIVHTNIYTQGKGNREQQFYLWFDPTKDFHNYSILWNPLHIVFYVDGIPIREFKNAESSTGVPYPKNQPMRVYGSIWDAEDWATRGGLVKTDWTQAPFTASYGKYKADGCVWSSGSSSSSSCASSSSKNNTWMYQEMDSSKLKWVQKNYMVYNYCTDTNRFPQGLPPECSINTTAYRP is encoded by the exons ATGGCGGTTGTAAATTGCATTCTCC ACACAACCTTTCAAGCTTCACTTCAATGCCTTTCCTCCCttcctactactactactacctcCTTTACTTTCAGATCAGCTTCAATTATGTTGCTGGCTTATTTATTTCTAAGCTATTTCATAGCTTCTGCTGCAGCTAATTTCTACCAAGACATTGACATCACTTGGGGAGATGGTCGAGCTAGAATACTCAACAATGGAGATCTTCTCACTTTGTCTCTTGACAAGGCCTCTGGTTCAGGCTTTCAATCCAAATCCCAatacctttttgggttattcaaTATACAGATCAAGCTTGTCCCCAACAACTCAGCTGGCACCGTCACCACCTACTAT TTATCATCTCAAGGTTCAAACCATGACGAGATTGACTTCGAATTCCTTGGAAATCTGAGTGGAGACCCTTATATTGTTCACACTAATATCTACACACAGGGGAAAGGGAATAGAGAACAACAGTTCTATCTCTGGTTCGATCCAACTAAGGACTTCCACAACTATTCTATCCTATGGAACCCTCTTCACATTGT TTTCTATGTGGATGGAATTCCTATAAGAGAATTCAAGAATGCAGAGTCAAGTACTGGTGTTCCTTACCCAAAGAACCAACCAATGAGAGTTTATGGTAGCATTTGGGATGCAGAAGATTGGGCTACAAGGGGAGGACTTGTGAAGACAGATTGGACTCAAGCTCCCTTCACAGCTTCCTATGGAAAATATAAAGCTGATGGTTGTGTTTGGTCCTCTGGtagttcttcatcatcttcatgtGCTTCTTCTTCGTCAAAGAATAATACTTGGATGTATCAAGAGATGGATTCAAGTAAACTCAAATGGGTGCAAAAGAACTATATGGTTTATAACTATTGCACTGATACCAACCGATTCCCTCAAGGCCTTCCTCCAGAGTGCTCCATTAATACAACGGCTTATAGGCCATAG